A segment of the Juglans regia cultivar Chandler chromosome 15, Walnut 2.0, whole genome shotgun sequence genome:
ATCTCTTCAAGATTAGCAGCTTCGATCTTTGATTTCTTAGGACAGTTTGATTCCGGTACTGTTGCTGATGATATTGGCAAAGAAGAAGCTGCTGAAGACATGGCACAAGTTTGTGTGAGTTCTTTTGCTCTTTCTACCTGAACCATCCAATCTGTTTTGCGGAGGACATGCAGCATGAGCAGGGCGCAGGAGACCTGCGCTGCAAGCAAACCAAACCAGAGACCCGGAAACCCCATTTTGGCTACAAATCCCAAAAAGATTGCCACAGGCATTCCCACTGCATAAAATGACCCCAGATTGATGTTTGCTCCAATGGTTGGCCTTGCGCTGCCTCTCAAAACTCCACAGCCAGTGGTTTGTGGGCAATTTCCAAGCTCGCATAGCCCCGCGAGTGGCAATGCAATTGAAGTGAGCTCTAGGATTTCAGCATCGCTTGTGAAGAACCGACCCCATTGATGCCTCATTAAGGTTGTGAAAAACATGGCTGCAATGCCTAAACCGACTGCACAAACTAGAGAGACAATCATGGAAATTCGGGCTTTTGCTGGGCGGTTTGCGCCTAGTTCGTTCCCAACTCTTGTGGAAACTCCAAGACTGAGAGATGAAGGAAAGACGTAGACAAGAGAAGTCGTTTGGATTAGGATTCCCATGGATGCAATGGTTGCTTTCGGATTGGCTAGAAGTCCACACAGCATTATCATGAACTCGTACCACCACCATTCAAGGCACACGGAGATGCAAGTTGGAATCGCCAGCGCGAGCAGAGAGGTCCAGCCCCGGAGGCAATCCATGCTTGGAGACACCCACGAATCTCTGTACACGCCGGAGAAATAAACGAACGAAGAAATCAAGAGGAAGAGATTGAGATTAGTCCAGACCATTGCTATGGCAACCCCAGCAATACCCATCTTGAAATGGAAGACGAGAAGGAAATTTATTGGAACGTGAAGGAGAACAGAGATGGCTGAACAGTAAGTTAAAGGTAATGTGATGCTTTGGGTTCTCAGATAGATTCGAAGAGGGTGAAGAAGCGAAAGGAAGAAGAGGTCTGGaatggagaagagaatgaaaGTATGGGCAACGGATGATATTTCTTCGTCTTGGCCACACCACAAGAGGATTCTTTTCATGTTTAGCCACATGAAAGAGATGGGAACGGAGGtcgagagaaggagaaggattGTCCTTTGCACAGTTAATCCAAGAAGCTTCCATTGTTTGGCACCATAAGCTTGTCCACAGATGGGTTCCATTCCCATGGCCAAACCGGAGATCACAGAGTAGCCGGTGATGTTGGCGAAGCCGATAGAGAGAGATCCTCCGGCGAGCTCAAGCTCTCCAAGATACCCCAGAAAAAGCATGGAGATCATCGCTCTTGAATATAGAAGTAGACCGGTGATGGTTGTTGGGCCTGAGATCTTCCCTATGGCTTTGATTTCTGCCAAGGCCTGAATGCAAACAAAAGTGCTTGACAAAATGAGTGTGTTTTGACATACATGTATCTTTTTCATTACTGTTCCTAAGTgtctacttatatatacatgcatgtttgtttatatatatatatatatatatatgctcgtGAAAATTGTAGGCCTTGTGCATGGATATATCCTTTTTTTCGTTTTTACCTCAGAATAAGTTGGCCACCTATGAAGTTCTTCATCATCAAGCTGAAGATCATCCGCAGATTTGTTGAGATTTATGGTATGGGTTTTCATGGGAGAAGATGGATTTGGGTTACAAATAGCAAGCCTTCTGGGAAAAGAAACTTAGAAGTGATCAGATGTTAATGAGGTTGGAAAAATAACAAGGCTTTTGTGTTGCTTTGCTTGTGCTAGCGTGCAGTTATTTTGGTCTGTTGGAGAGAGGCTTGGACGCTTTGAAGATGGGAACGGGTGAATGGAAGATAGGGTTTATATACATGTAGGGATTAAGCCCTACTGTTGATTTAGCAAAGAGAATGCTGATAAAGCAAGCTTCTGCATAAAGGGTAAACagaagactctctctctctctctctctctctctactattCAATCATATTGAAAGCAATTTAGGTAAAAGACAAAGTAATAACACTCAAGTGTAATGGGAGCTCTGATCTTATTCTTAATtctagaattatgaaaataatacttTAATTTGTAGTGATATTAGTTTCTAATATCTATTGCTAAATCAGGTgttttacttaaaaatttatttaaatgatagtTAGTGGTGGCCAGTCCTTTATAGCATTTCATTGAGGTTGGTTTtgtactctgtttttttttttcttcttcttaatgAAACCTTTTAGGTCAAGTGGATAATCTTTTCAAACCCTATCTTTGGGTTCTGATGtctgtaaaaaaataaagaagtttaTCATGGGACTTCAAGTGGAAGGGATCGAAGAGCACTTTGCTTTCTTCCCCTACTTGTGAAGTGACAAGGGCAGGGCATCTCAATATAAGCATATATTTCCTTTGAAAACAATGGCTGGCTgctaatattttgaaattgcaTGTCTGCATCTTCTAAGCTAAGCATGCATGAGCATGATCATCCTTTTCTTGCTCAAACCCATGTGAGCGATCGAGAATGACTCATTTCAACACTCCCCAAAAACATAGCTCAAATTACGTACTTTGCTCTGTTTTAGGTGACAAACTTTAGTGCAAGTTTCTGTTTCCTGGCCCCATCTGTTTAAGCTTCTTTTGTTTTACTTGTCTTGGACAAATGAGTGAAAAGCACCGAGGAGAAGGGTACTCGAGCATGTTATTAATGGGGGTGGCCAATACAATATTTGTTACCTGGAGATAGCAGGGATTTTTGAGATGAGAAGTGCTACAAGacaaaaagagattatataaagtaaatctacaaataattgatgtggttttatggaatccgttagatctactttataataaaaataattttacaatttgatctaccacatcaagtcacgttagtttgtgagtttacttttatgtaatttctttctgtggctaaagtattttcctctTGAGATCCATGAATAGAGatcttattttccttttgagatCCATGAATAGAGATCTGCTAAGATCCTAACCACataataaaatcattcaaatttgaaaaaagccaAAAACTTTTCAGTTTCTGCTTGCTCTTTTGATGTTCCTTAAAACACTTTTGATTCGCCCAGGTAAAGGGGAAAAGctggttttttatttaaactcgaGCCAGCCGATTTAACCATGCCTTGGTTTGTGCTTAACATATATATGGGCTTAAGCTGTCTGGTTTTTGAAGATGACTTTGAGCTTAAGCCGAGGAAAGGAAGTAAAAACAGGTGGGGTTTGGGGAGGGTTGGAACCTAAAGTGCAGAATCTAGTTTTTAGATCTTTTCCTGCAACTTTTCATacatttgtgttattttttttttatttaagtttatcTCATGAATTGGACCACTAATGAGGTAATGGGAGATGACAGGAGATGGATGTAAGTAGAAGAAGAGGCAGATGGGAGAAAGGGAACACAACACACTCAGAGACAGACAAATTACGTGCGCCAATTACAACAGAGCTGAGACTCTGTGTCTGTCTCTCTTTGGGAGAGAGCTTTGGCTGTGTCTGTCTGCGTGACAACAAAAAAGCCTGCCCCTCCCCTGCCTTACCCTCATCATGATTCATCAACCCCCAAACAACAAGTGCAGTCGATTCCCCccctccttttctttctctcactcttgAGCAACTTCGAAGAGTCAGTACCTTCTTTTGTTTCATAGTATAAAGAATTTACTTTCCCCCCTGAAATCCATAACCCCTCCACAATGTCAGACTCCATGTGTCTCTAGATCATTTAAGTTTCTGGAAATGAAAGCTATGTGTCAAGCAAGATAGCCCCAATATCCAAAGgacaatcaattaattaaaaaagaaaaaaaaaaatttcccttATTGAGTTCCTAGAAATTTCCCTTGTTTAGATAGTAAgagagataagatgattttatatgagttgaataaaatattatttttttaatattattatattttgtgtaaaaatttaaaaaaattgtaatgattagataagataagatgaaactatctctgaatccaaatagAGCCATTTTTAACACCGCAATAAAGGATCGAGTGTTTTCGGGAACTAGCCCGATTCCCATTATTCAAGAGGAAAAT
Coding sequences within it:
- the LOC108993036 gene encoding protein DETOXIFICATION 48-like — protein: MKTHTINLNKSADDLQLDDEELHRWPTYSEALAEIKAIGKISGPTTITGLLLYSRAMISMLFLGYLGELELAGGSLSIGFANITGYSVISGLAMGMEPICGQAYGAKQWKLLGLTVQRTILLLLSTSVPISFMWLNMKRILLWCGQDEEISSVAHTFILFSIPDLFFLSLLHPLRIYLRTQSITLPLTYCSAISVLLHVPINFLLVFHFKMGIAGVAIAMVWTNLNLFLLISSFVYFSGVYRDSWVSPSMDCLRGWTSLLALAIPTCISVCLEWWWYEFMIMLCGLLANPKATIASMGILIQTTSLVYVFPSSLSLGVSTRVGNELGANRPAKARISMIVSLVCAVGLGIAAMFFTTLMRHQWGRFFTSDAEILELTSIALPLAGLCELGNCPQTTGCGVLRGSARPTIGANINLGSFYAVGMPVAIFLGFVAKMGFPGLWFGLLAAQVSCALLMLHVLRKTDWMVQVERAKELTQTCAMSSAASSLPISSATVPESNCPKKSKIEAANLEEILWVNSDELGKSTSLETDPLIISSTTTTTTHTVLH